GAGTTGGAAGGAGAAGAGGAAGTGATACTCCAAGATTTTGAGAAAAAAATATTTAAATTTATAAAAGACTATAAAATTTTTAACAAATATGATAAAATTCTATTAGGAATTTCCGGCGGCAAAGATTCAATGTCTTTGCTTCATGTGATGTCAAAATTATCGAAAGCAATGGGATTTGAAATATCTGTAGCCCATTTAAACCATTGTATGAGAGAAGAAGCCGATAGTGACGAATCCTTTGTGAGACAAGCTTGTGAGAAACTAAAGATACCCTTTTTTTCGAAAAAAGTGGATGTTTTTACATACTCAAAAGAAAACAAGGTGGGCGTTGAAGTAGGGGGAAGAAACTTAAGGTATGAGTTTTTTTATGAAACATTAAGAAAATTAAGTTATAATAAAATAGCAACCGCCCATCATATGGATGATTTATTTGAAACAATGATTTACAGAATTTTGAGAGGAACCGGAATATATGGATTAGGCGGTTTAATCCCTATAGAAGAAGAAATAACAAAACCAATGTTATGTATCGACTTGGAAGAAATCAAAAATTATGTTACAATTAATAATATAGAGTATGTGGAAGATAAGTACAATTATTGTTTAGATTATGCT
The sequence above is drawn from the Petrotoga mexicana DSM 14811 genome and encodes:
- the tilS gene encoding tRNA lysidine(34) synthetase TilS; translation: MILQDFEKKIFKFIKDYKIFNKYDKILLGISGGKDSMSLLHVMSKLSKAMGFEISVAHLNHCMREEADSDESFVRQACEKLKIPFFSKKVDVFTYSKENKVGVEVGGRNLRYEFFYETLRKLSYNKIATAHHMDDLFETMIYRILRGTGIYGLGGLIPIEEEITKPMLCIDLEEIKNYVTINNIEYVEDKYNYCLDYARNKIRYEITPFFKKINPRYKESFFRLAKIIWSYREEVKRKFEERSEIGKELLQLKLENDFFDAETLRIAFLKFGKYPPNMEETEKIIKMRNGGVRNINGLSITKKSDTLLVKI